One window of Quercus robur chromosome 12, dhQueRobu3.1, whole genome shotgun sequence genomic DNA carries:
- the LOC126708673 gene encoding protein ABCI7, chloroplastic, producing MAALAFTPHIQRPPIPPLSTPTKAPKSRTKTRVSLQPSPTFSDPFVLQLAETLEDSIPSSSSPPLPLQKLRDTSSETLLSTPWPSRKDEPFRFTDTSFIRHSQIHPIPRPPNSSALSGISSNTQFPNLVVADGYVVNSVNLSELPNGVFVGSMLELSEVSIMKRVSEFVSNSDCGDLFWSINGIGAPDLTIVYVPAGCKVENPVCLRYISVEGRDEGSNELPVSNPRVLVLVERGGEIGIIEEFLGKDGQNRYWANSVLEVMVGEGGKVRHSYIQRQSLNAAHIKWTSVTQEAASTYELVEVSSGGKLSRHNVHIQQLGPETVTELSSLHLSVSDQTQDLHSRLVMDHPRGYSRQLHKCIVAHSQGQAVFDGNIKVNRYAQQTDAGQLTRSLLLEPRATVNIKPNLQIIADDVKCSHGAAISDLEESQLFYFLARGINLETARKALLFSFGAEVVERLPNPVRKEVESHIRELLDPTLKGSS from the exons ATGGCTGCTTTGGCCTTCACACCCCATATTCAAAGACCCCCAATCCCACCACTTTCAACACCCACCAAAGCTCCCAAATCCAGAACCAAAACCAGGGTCTCTCTCCAACCTTCCCCAACATTCTCTGACCCCTTTGTTCTCCAACTGGCAGAAACCCTTGAAGACTCGAtcccctcttcttcttcaccaccatTACCTCTCCAAAAGCTCAGAGACACCTCCTCCGAGACCCTTCTATCAACCCCTTGGCCCTCCCGCAAAGACGAGCCCTTTCGTTTTACAGACACCTCCTTCATTAGACACTCCCAAATCCACCCAATTCCACGCCCTCCTAACTCCTCAGCTCTCTCAGGCATTTCGTCAAACACCCAGTTCCCCAATCTTGTTGTAGCCGATGGCTATGTAGTAAATTCAGTGAATTTGTCTGAATTGCCAAATGGGGTTTTTGTTGGGAGCATGTTGGAGCTCTCTGAAGTGAGTATTATGAAAAGGGTGAGTGAATTTGTGAGTAATTCAGATTGTGGTGACTTGTTTTGGTCTATTAATGGGATTGGTGCACCAGATTTGACAATAGTGTATGTTCCTGCGGGGTGTAAGGTAGAGAATCCTGTTTGTTTGAGGTACATTTCAGTTGAGGGTCGGGACGAGGGGTCAAATGAATTGCCCGTATCAAATCCAAGGGTGCTTGTGTTGGTGGAGAGGGGAGGGGAGATTGGTATAATTGAGGAGTTTTTGGGTAAGGATGGACAGAATAGATATTGGGCGAATTCGGTTTTGGAAGTGATGGTTGGAGAAGGGGGAAAGGTTAGGCATTCTTATATTCAGAGGCAGTCTTTGAATGCTGCTCATATAAAGTGGACATCGGTTACGCAG GAAGCAGCTAGTACATATGAGCTTGTAGAGGTGAGCAGTGGTGGAAAATTGAGCCGACACAATGTCCATATTCAGCAATTGGGCCCAGAGACAGTGACTGAGTTATCATCGTTGCATTTGTCTGTCAGTGATCAAACACAAGATCTACATAGTAGACTAGTCATGGACCATCCACGAGGTTATTCTCGACAACTTCACAAGTGCATTGTGGCTCATTCTCAAGGACAAGCTGTATTTGATGGGAATATAAAGGTCAACAG ATATGCACAACAGACAGATGCAGGACAATTAACTAGGAGCCTGCTCCTTGAACCTCGTGCAACTGTGAATATCAAACCCAATCTCCAAATAATTGCTGATGATGTCAAATGTTCCCATGGAGCTGCAATAAGTGACTTAGAAGAAAGCCAACTCTTCTACTTCTTGGCACGTGGCATTAACTTAGAGACAGCTAGAAAAGCTCTTCTCTTCTCGTTTGGAGCCGAGGTGGTAGAACGGCTGCCTAACCCTGTCAGAAAGGAAGTTGAGAGTCATATTAGGGAATTGCTGGATCCTACACTTAAAGGATCCTCATAA